The window GTTATATCGATTGCTGTGTCAGGAGCTTAATCACTGGggcacgggtggccaactccagtccacaaggaccatcaacaggtcaggttttcaggatacccctccTTCAGCAGATGGCTCAATCTtaaactgcaccacctgtgctgaaggagggatatcctgaaaacctgacctgttggtggcccttgtggactgcaGATTCCCACCCCTGGTGCAACTCCTCCTCTATTGACACACCCCAAACTGAACACAGGGGCGCTCACAGGGCAAATACGGAGACACTTAGAGAACAAAATGAAAATCCCTTGCTTGTTTTCGGTTTTACGCCAAAAATATTACAGGCAGCACGGTTATGCTATTTTGAAGCACGTATGCCAGACACTATAAATCCCTCTGCCGGAGGGGCTTGGTTTTTGCACTTTGTTGTcgggcaacaacaaaaaaaaaatcagtgcaaAAGAAAAGTGCTACAGATTTATCAAAGGGACAACAAGGAATCCGGTCGccgttaccgtgcacctcacgtcTGAAACAACCTACCAGGAACGCTCAAAACCACCCCAAGTTAAGTAATTTCAAGACTCCGGCTGTTTCAATTTTAATCTTGTCCTTAACTGTCACATACGCCCATAATGTATATATtatctaactgtccatgaaatgtctgtaaattgaatgtattacctctgttcatttaatgtaaccatgtattgtcgccataactctgtgcccaggacatactataCTTAAAAACAAGAGCTAACTCAATATATTAtttccaggctgtgctgaaaagctgtgtaaggccgtgattataccacaGCGCGCTACACCAAAACAAATATCAGTATACCAATGAGCGCGCACTTAGAGCTCGCGTGATCGAGGCAGCCAAGCGCGCAAATTTATAGCCGATCTGTAAAATTTATTTTCAGGAGCGACGGCCGCATCAcgcgagcggttcagccaatgatggcgaaccgCTCGAGTGACGCCATGGCCACGCCTCCCAATGCCTCCTGCCTGAAGTGCAGGTTTCGGGCATGCGCATCGCACCGAGGGAGAGCGCATGCCCGGCGTCGGTATAATCAGGGCCTAATACGGcaagaaaagctgtgtaatacggtaagcataagcttataggggtccatgttaaaattgatttaaagcaaaaggtgacactgtgtgctcatttgtatgtcctttcccagaatcccttgctgcagcggaagcactgtatgctcagagataatggggaaaagcagggttgcagacttgtctgagacatgtgaatgtgttaaGTGGATTTTTCATTTgctatttcctggtaaaacattttataaataaaaacaattccACTTTCTTTTAAAATTCCTTCTCTAAAAAAAATTAGCACAAAGCAGCAGCtgatttatcaaatgttttatacGCCATCATTTTAATCATTCTGCATATCCTCTCAGCGCAGTCTTCGAACCATAAACCAAGGAGAAAATAGACGTTTCCCCCACCCGTTAATTCTGCTTTACCTTAACGAGCAGATCCACGATGTCAGTGTGTCCGTCGGCCGCTGCCATGTGCAAAGGGGTTCTGTCAACTTTTGTGCGAGCGTCTCTGCTGATTCCTGCGTGGATCAGCACTTCCGCTGTGGAATAGTGACCATACTGGGCTGCCAGGTGGAGGGGCGATGTTCCAAGCTAGGAAGACGGATACAGCAGGTATGATTCAGTATATgagttaaaccaggggtggccaactccagtcttcaaaggccaccaacaggtcaggttgaggatatccctgcttgagcacaggtggctcaaacagtggctcagtcgatgactgagccacctgtgctgaagcagagatatcctgaaaacctgacctgttggtggtccttgatgaatggagttggccacccctaagtTAGACAAAACAAGgctgttacatagtagatgaggttgggggggagggggaaggacttGTCCATCAGTTTAACCTGTTAGATTTAGACCACTGACACTTagcctatatttatatttacagtattttcatCATATTTATAGAGAAAATAAACGTATTTTTGCAAcacccctatgtgtgtgtgtgtatatgtatatgtatatgtatatatatatacatacatatatacatacatacatatatatatatagagcatcGCATAACTTTCTGTAGAGCAAGGTCATTCAACAGAGACACTCCCGGTTAAACAACAACTGCTGTAGAAATGGTAATCGCTTCTATATACCCAATCTGTTGTGAAAGGGGCTCCATTCTTCATTAATGATCGCACTTCATCCTCCTCTCCATTACGAGCGGCTTCTAGCAATCTTTTCCCCAGGTCCAGTGACATCTATTTACAAAGAAACAGAATAAACCAAATAATTAGTTCATGCTATTTCTATAAAACGGTAAACATTCAAAGCGGAAATGTAAGCAAGAGAATAAATTACATTGTTTGGATATTCTAACTTTCAGCCTTGGATCTGACCTTTGGTtgagagattgtaagctcttcggggcagggacgcctTTTACTACTGTTCCCATTATGTGTGATATCAGGCGTATtcgtgctgtgaagcgctatgcacatggaTGGCCCTATATAAAGATAGACAAGAGACAGTAACCACATGTTtgcgcatgtatgtatgtatgtatgtatgtatgtatgtatgtatgtatgtatgtatatatatacacacacacacacacacacacacaaatgttgcTACTGTTTAAAgcggataatatatatatatatatatatatatatatatttaaaaaatatatagtgagaaggagtggctcagtgagtaaagacactgactaacaCTGAGGATAGCTGCATGACAGCAAGCACCATGCTATGTTCTGCAGGTATATCACCAAAGTCCTGCGCACCCCAGAGCAAGAAGTGCCAGCTTttagggctcagtgagtaaagacaatggCTCTGTAAACAAtggcactgagtttgcagcaggggattctggttcaattaccggtgtcggctccttgtgaccttgggcaagtcactttatctccctgtggctcaggcccaaaaacatagattgtaagctccacggggagggacctgtgcctgcaaaatgtctctgtaaagcaccatgtaaaactagcagcgctatacaagaacatgctattatttatGATAGATATGTAAAAATGTTACTACTGTTTAAAACGTCTCggctatctttatatagcgccatgcaTGTGCATAGCGCTGCACAGCATGAGCACACACAATGCATTAGCAGCATTGCATATTGCGGATACTCGGTATGTTTTATTTATGATTCATGCAATTATTGGTCTGTTAACTGGTTGCttgagttttttgtttttaatagtaCACACCGTGACACACGCGCACGCCTGCACAGTGTGTGACGCCTGCAGTGTTTGACACGCAGTGTgtaacgcgcgcacacactgtgacacgcacactgtgacgcgcgcacacacacactgacgcgcacacacactgacgcgcgcacacactgtgacacgcacactgtgacgtgcacacacacacactgacgcgcacacacactgacgcgcgcacacactgacgcgcgcacacactgacgcgcgcacacactgacacacactgtgacgcgcgcacacacacacacagtgacacgcgcacacactgtgacacgcacactgtgacgcgcgcgcacacacacacacacacacacacacacacacactgtgacgcgcgcacacacacacacacacactgtgacacgcacacacattatTGACACACCAATTACTCAGTGACACTCACTAATGACCAAGACTAATGACTAGCGAATCACACTCACTAATTACGACTAAGTCCCGCGGATGTGCCCCTGGGCCTCCCGCCTCCCATCACACTCTCCTGTCTTTTTGGCGGGATTTTCCCAGCAGCCATCTTTACCTCAGCCGAGATTTATTCTAATCCCGgagcctcctccctctctcccctctgataTCACACAGAAACACACCCGCCATGAGGAAAAcccaaacacacgcacacaacgCCTAGCATGAAAGCGCGAGGataaataaacaataacaccCTGGCGCGCGCACTCACCCCGCCCGGCCCGTGAGGCGGTCCCGCCCGGCCCAGCGCCGGCTCTGTCTGctttccctgtcttatttctaccgAATGGACTTATTTCCTTTCCAAGTAATAACAATACGGAGAGTTCAGGGGGgggccgcaagatggcggcggcagcgCGCGCCGGGAGAGGCGGAGGGACACGCTGGGGCTGAGGTAAAAAAAAGTGGGTGAGGTGAAAACGGCGGCGGAGGGATCCCGGCCCTGAGCCTGGCGCGCGCAGCCTCTTCTCTCTATATATGCGCCGGTCTGCGGAACTACATTCGGCCTCCTGTCTCATTCCcccacagagagagctggggcaCGGTGAGCAGTGTTGCCATAGTAACCAGTCTCTGCTACATACATCGCAGGCatcatgtgtgctcatttgcatgtcattacccagaatccctggcttgcagtggaagcactgcactaagagataatgggggaaaaggcagggttgcagagctgtgaatgtgctcacacgtggggaTTTTTATTTGCAGCGTAATTAACAGACATTATttagctaaaaaaaacaaaaaccttttttttaatatcattttCCCCCCTCTATGTCTCCTTAAAAATGTTTCCCTAACCCGAAATGCAAGTCAATAAAACGTTTCTCATTCActgcccccaccccacacacacacctttacaaTACTGTTCCGCTTAATATCCGACTCGCACGCTCTCTCCACCTGTAAGGCCCattttaaaacccacctccttaaggccgatcttatagtgccggcgacgcgaccgatgccaTTGACATTGCGAAAGTTGCATTTCCAATTTAGGCGacatcgctggctacaaggccaccAACGTCataaagggggagggcagaggcactcCTGATTggcgcaaggggagaccgtcgccaaaaaaatcaaatatcagtgactagcAGATTTTTGGTAGTACTGTCGCTCCgttgctttgtcgccgtcgcatgcactataagcgccgatgACGGCGACAATGCCTTTGTTTTGACGAGACAGTCGccggcgccggcactataagcgcagccttacgaTGCACATGGGTAGCtgtgtggctgatactatacacctcatacatcgacgtggccccttgcagacacacttaccagaacgcccgcCTACTGTCTCTCTAAATTCTCCCCATTTTcccattagactgtaagctctttggtgcagggaccccttttcctaaagttttatgtctgaagcgcttattcccatcatgtgttatattattatgtcacgtgtattactactgtgaagcgctgtgtacatggacggtgctatataattaaagatatacgtatatactgtacaataacaGTTTTTGCTAGTATGGCTAGTATGCTTGTGAAACCACacggtatatgtatataatgtaccCACTATATCCTACACAAGAAAACTCCCTTAACCAATAAAAGTGCTGGTTTCCTGTATTTGCCTACCAAAATCTCGGAAGACCTAAAATTCAGACGTCAGTATATAATAATATCATTAAGTATAGGGCTTCGTCACCAATACAAAAACACGTTGATGTTTTAGGAGCTCTGGTACAAAAAACACTGAGGGAAACGTTTCATGCTGAGGCCAAAAATGCTCATAAaacaatgaatatatataattatgtgaCATCTAGATTTTAAGCTcccacgagcagggccctcattacctctatgCATCTATTTGTGCGTGTTCGGCCTCACTTGaaggtaactttttttttttttgtaatatacataactctgtccGTCATTACAAAGTGCTACCCAACAAGTGTTTCACATATGAACTCTTTAGACACTCTAACACTTTTAGACAACATCACCTTTTGGGGGCCCTTAAAGAAGCCAAGGAAGCTGCcggtttttattttctatttttttccctttacaacaatacaatccacacaatgataagtaattaactaaattgccgatcgatccgttctcctgtgatcgatcggcgaagattcggctagggggggttcacaaaatggccgtcagtgcagcagaagaggaccaaagatgcaaagttctgtggggaagatcatgtgaccaggcagtcactagatatgaTTGGTGAACTGCTAGAGAGAgcgcagggctcaaaaaggggtgtgccagagcctgtttcaggagaggaaggggatgtgactttgtaaatggttgctataaaaacaaaaaatgtttgtttcattataatacattaaaaatgtcattcagagttattttttgtttttttttcaaatgctacaagcattttctcatagtacacaactgatttattttaaaaaaaaaccacacatctacgatattgcttggtctgcagcttgaaCCTCCAAATATCATTGATTTGGGTCCTTGGAAATGGCCATCTCTGCTTTACACAAACATCAGACACAAAATGTTAGTTAGTTGTATCCACCTGATTAATGCATTGACGTATTTCAAATGCAAATTTTGAACCTGTTATTTCATAGTATTAAACATACTGCAAATTGGAATAGTATATAAACTAACagttatcattaaaaaaaataaaaatgaaattagatgtacagtatttatcagacTTTAGTCAATTTTGGCAGGCAGATGTATCAAAAGATGCAATAGTGTTATAACTTGCCTTAAAGTAGTCTGTTGTTGCGCACACAGATGCAATGTCTGTTTACTTTCGCTGTGCTATGGATACGGGGGGAAACAAAGCACGTTTCTGGCACACCGATAACCTGCAGCGCCTTGTCTGCTTTCAGATTTCCAAATATACTTTGCTAGTCGCCCGACGTTAAAACAGCTTTCCTGCTGCTGTTTTTTCGACTCACCTGAACCAGGGGAACCCCCGGAGCTGTTCTGTGGCTGGGAGATGAGGTTGTGGTTTTCTGTGGTGACCTTGCCACCATGTTTGTAGTGCGACAGCCATatttgtaagtttttttttttcccctgaggCAAAACCGGCACACAAAAAAAACGTACAAATATCTGGGTAACCCGGGGGTGAGTAGCTGTGCTTTCCGACATTATGGTTAAAGCCTTTCAGTGAAAAACACAACATGCACTTTCTGCGGGATACAATTGAGATGGCGGTCTCCATAATGGTTTCCGTCTCTCCTTTATTAAAGGAGCAATATAagtggccttttttttttttacatgggtttgaagcaggggatctctggagctgaaccccgttaatttcagcatatttcaggaccccctgcttctcgagataccacggtagggggtgccggtatgtcGGTGGAGTTTAAAGCCTCTGGTCACGTGTGCCAATGAGAAGCTGcactggatgacatcacggcttcctattggccagcaggaccTTGGAAAAGTCGCCCATTACATGAACCACATAGCGAtgcggctaccagcaccccctacggaggtaagtatctccggaagcagggaatcccccgagctgaaattaatggggttcagctctggagaccccccgctACAATCTTAAAGAAAAATCTGTCCTATTTTGGAAAGTTCCTTGTAGATAATTAGAGCATACAACACCTCAGAGGTCTCATCTACACGTGCACTGTTTTTGTGAAAATATATTTGCACTCGAACTaccattaaaaaaacaacaaaaaaaggacTCATTCTTACCATTTGGGTAGAAAACACTTTATTTGCGAAAGTGAGAATGACAGTATATATTGTTCAATGTGTTTAATACTGGCAGGTTTCATTTCAAGAAGTTtgtgaacaaaaaaaaacccccataaaCATCAAGATATATGCAGTAAAAGGATTTAATCCAGCAGCTGGCATCACATTCTTCTCAATGAGTGTAATTGTGTTGGATAATCTGTGGGGCAAAAGTTAATTTCATTTTTTGCTTCCCATAAATTAACATCCGCTAGGGGCACATTTTACATTACCAACAGTTTCAAGTAGTAATCCCCACTAACCAATCCCGCTCTCCTATTATTTTTTGTACAGGATTGGGACTGTGGGGTTCTCCGGATGATGAATTGCGGGGGGGGTTTTGGCTCCGGCTCCCGAGATACGTAGTtgtgaagttaccggtattacttcctgtttttaaaggggattcaAATGGCCGTCCAACCGGAATAGGATAGGAAAgaggtgggcaacttcagtcctcaatggccaccaacaagtcaggttttcaggataactctgcttcagcacaggcggctcaatcagtgaacaagccacctgtgctggtcatcactgattgagccacctgtgctgaagcagggatagcctttaaAAACTGACCGGGATACGATGATGtgtcagcttcctattggccagagattctgcggccattttgtttccctctggagggagatttaaacccagtaacttcaccTGTTCGTATCTCAGAAACACAGGTCCTATTCTGTAAAACTGGAGGATAAAAGGAAAAAAGGAATTAGGGGGGGATTGCTTTAACTTACACATTCCAGCTTTCCGTTCTCTGATTTAGCACCTATTTGCACTTCTCTGCATACATTCACATACTTCTGTCTGTGCTTTCCTTCACTATAGGGCTACAGTATAAAAAATGGTGCAATCTACCCCAAACACGGAGCACCTGCGTCACTCTGCAAGCAGCGCCATATGTATGAATCTTGCCAATATTGGCGCAGATCTCTTTGGAGCAGAGGCAAACGTCACCTAAACCTGCCGGATTTCATTGGTGCCGCTGCACCAATTTCAGGCGCATCTATCTCATTGTAATGTTGTGctgactcctcccctaactcctcccctaacccccTTCCCAAAACGCCTAGGGCACAACTGGAGCAAAAAAATGGAGCAAACCCCCCTCAATACTTTGACGCGGTAAAAACATGATGCACTAAGCGCCGGTTTTGGGGGAATGCTCCAGTTTGCGTCACCTGCTACATAATCCGACATTGAGAATAGTATAGTTGTTCccgcattgtaccgcgctgcgggataTGTTGGCGCTCTATAACTAAACAGTAATTGAAGGAAAAGCCTGTTCCTATAAATTAAGACCGGGCTTAAAGGAGAATTCCATCCtacttttatttttaatgcttaaggaagctgaaccccattcatttcaactctgggggaGCCCCTGCTGGTGACTTCCTAATTCTTAAACCTCCCATGGTagctgggccaataggaagccacgatgGAGGTcgaagcttcctattggcccgtgtgccgtgggagatttaaaacgccattttgtttccccagttGGCAATTCTACTGGGGCACCTCCACAGGGAAGcagggttccccccccccccatccccgaaATTAACGTAtttcagcaacaacaaaaaactaGTAGGCGGAATCATACCTGTAACACATTCATTAATATGATTATTAATAcgtcattattattatatgaggTTAATAACGAGAACAAACGTGAGAACACAAAATGAAGGGCGGACAAATGTGGTTATTTTCCTGCCACTCGGAGACAAAACATTAGATTGAAAGCGGTACAGGACAGAAATTAACTGTACCTACGCGTACACTGCCAGCGCCATGTGAAAGAAACGCAGGAGACTGTCCCTGTTATAATTAGGTTGGCAACATACTCCATTTTGGGGTCGGCAACAAGTATAGCCAAATAAATAAACTAAGTGCTACATATACGCATTTGTGAGAATTAAACAGGACATGATGGCGTTTAATGGCTCAAAATGATTACAGAGGGGGTCCCCGGGTATCTAACAacctaaaataaatatataaataggtCTTTGACTTGTCACAGCTCACAAGGCAGGAGGGTATAAGGAAGCCTTTTATAGTAAGTCAAAGTCAAAGACATCAATGTTGGCTATTGGGGCCCTCCAGAAGTTGAAGGCATTGTATTGTAATAGGAGGTCTTCTCCCTCGTCGCGTTTCTGGCCAGCGGAGGTCTTGGCTTTACGTTTTTTCTTGCCATCCAGGCTCAGGCATTCCAGCTCCGACAGGTCGAGCTCTGGGATGGGGAGCTTCCAGAACAGAAATGAGTCGTACTGACTGTT is drawn from Ascaphus truei isolate aAscTru1 chromosome 7, aAscTru1.hap1, whole genome shotgun sequence and contains these coding sequences:
- the MLLT11 gene encoding protein AF1q isoform X1, which encodes MCPTSLLICDTAHEDTVPVDDLLLAVLDHHSSFLIPEWIQGLILFYLLRETMLDTLNSQYDSFLFWKLPIPELDLSELECLSLDGKKKRKAKTSAGQKRDEGEDLLLQYNAFNFWRAPIANIDVFDFDLL
- the MLLT11 gene encoding protein AF1q isoform X2; this translates as MLDTLNSQYDSFLFWKLPIPELDLSELECLSLDGKKKRKAKTSAGQKRDEGEDLLLQYNAFNFWRAPIANIDVFDFDLL